One part of the Huiozyma naganishii CBS 8797 chromosome 13, complete genome genome encodes these proteins:
- the KNAG0M02380 gene encoding glutathione peroxidase (similar to Saccharomyces cerevisiae HYR1 (YIR037W) and GPX1 (YKL026C); ancestral locus Anc_2.670): MSAFYELSAVRADGSRFLFGDTLAGKVVLIVNVASRCGYTPQYSELQQLHERYSQEGLVVLGFPCNQFGNQEPGTMEEIVAFTRDKFGVTFPILSKINVNGPREDPVYKYLKSQRGNALGFKGVKWNFEKFVVDRAGVVQFRYGSKDTMAVYERDLRALLEKR, translated from the coding sequence ATGTCTGCTTTCTACGAATTGTCAGCGGTGCGAGCGGACGGGTCGCGGTTCCTCTTTGGCGACACGCTCGCCGGGAAAGTAGTGCTCATCGTGAACGTTGCCTCGCGGTGCGGGTACACGCCGCAGTACTCTGAGTTGCAGCAGTTACACGAGCGGTACTCTCAGGAGGGGCTTGTCGTTTTGGGGTTCCCCTGCAACCAGTTCGGGAACCAGGAACCGGGCACGATGGAGGAGATCGTCGCGTTCACGAGGGACAAGTTCGGCGTGACGTTCCCCATCCTGAGCAAGATCAACGTCAATGGACCCAGGGAGGACCCGGTGTacaagtacttgaagtCTCAGCGGGGCAACGCCCTGGGTTTCAAAGGTGTCAAGTGGaacttcgagaagttcGTCGTCGATAGAGCTGGGGTCGTACAGTTTCGGTACGGGTCGAAGGATACGATGGCAGTGTACGAGAGGGACCTGCGAGCGTTGCTTGAGAAGCGATGA
- the KNAG0M02360 gene encoding uncharacterized protein (similar to Saccharomyces cerevisiae NUP100 (YKL068W) and NUP116 (YMR047C); ancestral locus Anc_2.610), protein MFGGNRSAFGGGGQFGGGGGGSFGSQASASPFGAGPQQQQQGGFGAFGGGVSGGNPSPFASGAVGGAAGASAPVGSGTAIKPFTAFQDKDPTTNVTNCYQSITCMPEYRNFSFEELRFQDYAANRKTAGAPPATTQFGAGANAGSGLFGNNQNASSAAPFGMASRNATSNGSLFGQQPNTAAAPTTGGMFGQQGGNSFGAGNTGNTGLFGQNNQQQQQQSGGLFGQQPQQPAGGVFSAPAANTGGLFGQNNQQRAGGLFGQNAQQQQPAGGLFGQGTQQQQPAGGLFGQKPATTGGLFGQNNQTSGNLFGQQNQQQQQQQQQPSGFFGQQPSGAQSSSLFGQQRQAGGLFGQKPATVGNTGPLFGQTAQQPQQQASGGLFGSNNNTQQQGGLFGQGQPAAGTGGGLFGNTNSSATGGLFGSKPAATGGLFGSNNNTNAGNSTLAGAKPLFGGTNSTSTGGLFGAKQQTAPTGQNTLFGSQSTAPTGSTLGGGLFTGNKAANTSLSGAPGTLFGTTANSTLGGQSALQQQNQQQQQQQQQQLNSIKNNPYGTNELFAKIAPSGSQILSVLKAGRSKLNADVKQKASLTSAYRNAPKPLFAPIFVRQPAAVEDSASSNTSNRSKNGSFTSSTTKAIGLLEENNEVAVSASKEIDESIVSLNKLLFNPEKKSFKNLIMHKKMMEEEQNKKAQQVSLDKSPEETEPTAGAEKVTDETKQLDEKSTEKVCKNDKESPIKETNVAAKEKVPTDKKVSKPPGCLSDDFSWAGSDYYISPSLETLSSMTLMDLKRVKNLLIGHKMFGYIEFLDSVDLSKIPLASLCGKIVVFESKRCIVYPGDVESPEAGEGLNVKARITCYNCFPVNKATRLPIKEPHHPLVKRHIERFKKLPYTKFEKYDPQTGVYTFIAPHPVLN, encoded by the coding sequence ATGTTTGGCGGGAACAGGAGTGCGTTTGGCGGCGGCGGGCAGTTTGGCGGCGGTGGCGGCGGGTCGTTTGGGTCACAGGCGAGTGCGTCTCCCTTCGGGGCAGGtccacagcaacaacaacagggTGGGTTTGGAGCGTTTGGGGGCGGTGTCTCGGGGGGTAATCCAAGTCCGTTTGCTTCTGGTGCAGTCGGTGGTGCCGCCGGTGCCAGTGCGCCTGTAGGCTCTGGCACAGCGATCAAACCGTTCACGGCATTTCAGGACAAGGACCCGACTACAAACGTGACGAACTGCTACCAGAGTATTACGTGCATGCCAGAGTACAGGAACTTCTCCTTCGAGGAATTGAGGTTTCAGGACTACGCGGCGAACAGGAAGACCGCGGGGGCCCCTCCAGCGACCACACAGTTTGGTGCCGGTGCCAATGCCGGGAGTGGACTCTTTGGTAACAATCAGAATGCCTCTAGTGCTGCGCCGTTCGGTATGGCCAGTAGAAACGCTACGTCCAATGGGTCCCTCTTTGGACAGCAACCAAACACGGCAGCCGCACCAACGACTGGTGGGATGTTTGGACAGCAAGGTGGTAACTCCTTTGGAGCAGGGAACACTGGTAACACTGGTCTCTTTGGCCAGAATaaccaacagcagcagcagcagtcaGGAGGTCTGTTTGGCCAGCAACCACAGCAACCTGCTGGTGGGGTGTTCAGTGCTCCAGCTGCTAACACTGGTGGTCTCTTTGGACAAAACAACCAACAGCGGGCGGGAGGCCTATTCGGTCAAAATgctcaacagcagcaacctGCTGGTGGACTCTTTGGACAGGGGacccagcagcagcagccggcTGGGGGGTTGTTTGGGCAGAAACCAGCTACCACTGGTGGGCTCTTCGGACAGAATAACCAAACTTCTGGTAACCTGTTCGGACAGCaaaaccaacaacaacagcagcagcagcaacagccaTCCGGCTTTTTTGGTCAACAGCCAAGCGGGGCACAAAGTTCAAGTCTCTTTGGTCAACAACGGCAGGCAGGAGGACTGTTCGGTCAGAAACCGGCCACTGTGGGGAACACAGGGCCGTTGTTCGGACAAACGGCGCAGCAGCCTCAACAGCAGGCTAGTGGCGGGCTGTTTGGAtcaaacaacaacactcAGCAACAGGGTGGGTTGTTTGGTCAGGGGCAACCTGCCGCTGGAACTGGTGGTGGGCTCTTTGGTAACACAAACAGCTCTGCTACTGGTGGTCTCTTTGGAAGCAAACCCGCGGCAACAGGTGGTCTCTTTGgaagcaacaacaatacaAATGCGGGGAACTCCACTTTGGCAGGCGCCAAGCCATTGTTTGGCGGTACAAACAGTACCAGTACCGGTGGGCTTTTCGGTGCGAAACAGCAAACTGCACCTACAGGTCAGAATACTTTATTCGGGTCCCAATCTACAGCACCCACTGGCTCAACTTTGGGAGGTGGATTATTCACGGGCAATAAAGCCGCAAACACCTCTCTCAGTGGGGCACCTGGGACCCTCTTTGGTACAACAGCCAACAGTACTTTGGGCGGTCAATCGGCactgcaacaacagaaccaacagcagcaacaacagcaacagcaacagttGAACTCGATTAAAAATAATCCGTATGGTACGAACGAGCTGTTTGCCAAAATAGCTCCATCCGGTTCTCAAATATTATCTGTCTTGAAAGCGGGCCGCTCTAAACTGAACGCGGATGTCAAGCAGAAGGCAAGTTTGACTTCCGCTTACAGAAATGCACCAAAACCACTGTTTGCGCCTATCTTTGTCAGACAACCAGCAGCGGTGGAAGACAGTGCCTCATCTAACACTAGTAACAGATCCAAAAATGGATCATTCACAAGCAGCACAACCAAGGCAATTGGTCTACTAGAAGAAAATAACGAAGTTGCAGTCTCCGCCTCAAAGGAAATTGACGAATCCATCGTTTCGTTAAACAAACTACTCTTCAACCCAGAGAAGAAATCTTTTAAGAATTTAATTATGcacaagaagatgatggaggaggaacaaaacaagaaggcTCAACAGGTGTCCCTAGATAAGAGCCCGGAGGAAACAGAACCTACTGCGGGGGCGGAGAAGGTAACTGATGAAACCAAACAGTTAGACGAGAAGTCTACTGAGAAAGTTTGCAAAAATGACAAAGAGTCTCCGATCAAGGAGACAAACGTCGCTGCCAAGGAAAAAGTCCCCACAGATAAAAAGGTATCGAAACCTCCCGGGTGTCTCTCTGATGATTTTTCATGGGCTGGTAGCGATTACTATATTTCTCCATCGCTAGAGACACTCTCGTCGATGACTTTGATGGATTTGAAAAGGGTCAAGAATTTGCTGATTGGTCATAAAATGTTTGGATATATCGAATTTTTGGATTCTGTTGATCTATCGAAGATCCCACTTGCATCGTTGTGCGGTAAAATCGTTGTATTTGAGTCGAAAAGATGCATTGTGTATCCAGGGGACGTAGAGTCTCCAGAAGCGGGGGAAGGTT
- the CSM3 gene encoding Csm3p (similar to Saccharomyces cerevisiae CSM3 (YMR048W); ancestral locus Anc_2.612) produces the protein MDSILAQRGQAALVAAPQSAAASQTASAAPQTADPTVVSTLAADPTVVAARARRVQVKLTAERLMGDRGLPYLMQHAPQRLHISKRRSAQQNLSSIVNVYQLWAHDLYPKANFKDFLKLCHTLGKSDKVLREYRTNLVKREMYIPIFDEEXXXXXXXQPNPLFVQAQDEEDSDEEVYTLSNKTPRVDPVAPPAPLAPTQEDEVLALEREMLNTTDRTVPENPQGNDLEEDEDALQEMRELGY, from the coding sequence ATGGACTCAATTCTAGCTCAGCGGGGCCAGGCTGCCCTGGTGGCGGCGCCTCAgtctgctgctgcttctcAGACTGCCTCTGCAGCACCTCAGACGGCCGATCCGACCGTGGTTTCGACGCTGGCGGCGGACCCAACGGTGGTTGCAGCGCGCGCCAGGAGGGTACAAGTGAAGTTGACCGCTGAGCGGTTGATGGGGGACCGTGGGCTGCCCTACCTGATGCAGCACGCGCCGCAGCGGTTGCATATCTCGAAGAGACGGTCCGCACAGCAGAACCTGTCCAGTATCGTCAACGTGTACCAACTGTGGGCGCACGATTTGTACCCGAAGGCTAACTTCAAGGACTTCTTGAAGCTGTGCCATACACTGGGGAAGTCGGATAAAGTGTTGAGAGAGTACAGGACGAACTTGGTCAAGCGAGAGATGTATATCCCGATCTTTGATGAGGAGNNNNNNNNNNNNNNNNNNNNNCAGCCCAACCCGCTGTTCGTTCAAGCacaagacgaagaagattCTGACGAGGAGGTGTACACACTGTCGAACAAGACTCCGAGAGTGGATCCTGTGGCCCCACCGGCCCCACTTGCCCCAACACAAGAGGACGAAGTCCTAGCCCTCGAAAGGGAAATGCTCAATACCACTGACAGAACCGTCCCTGAGAACCCGCAGGGGAACGAcctcgaagaagatgaggacgCTCTGCAAGAGATGCGCGAACTAGGGTACTGA